The Kineothrix sp. IPX-CK genomic interval TTTTCGAGTTGTGGACAAGCTTAATAAGTACTGTGTAGTTTGGGTTTAAAATATAGAAATGGGATATTAGCTCAGTTGGTAGAGCACTTGACTTTTAATCAAGTTGTCCGGGGTTCGAATCCCCGATGTCTCACTTTAGAAGACTGGTTCGAACAAGAGGAGTTCGGATACAGTCTTTTTGGTTTATGTTATATCATCATAAAAACCTCTATATTCTTTTGGCAAAAGCTCAGCAATTCTCATCATAATATAATTTAAACAATTGGTTTCCCAGTGCTCCTTGGTCTCATCATCACTTTTTGGGGGCAGATGGAAGACTTTACCTATTTTTATATTTATATCAGCATCATGAAATACTTCTTGACTCATGTCTTCTTTTATAGGCATAAATCTCTCCGTACCCCAAATACCTATTGGTACTATTGGAGCATCGGTAAGCTTTGCAAATAGCAAGATTCCTTTTTTTCCTTCAAGCATCTTCCCTGTTCTGCTCCGTGTTCCTTCAGGAAATATTAAAATGCTGTTACCCTCTTTTATGACACCAATGACTTTTTTGATTGCATCTTTATCAGGTGAATTCGGCAATATTGGTATTGACCTGACAATTTTAAAACCTAAATTAGTCAGAGAATTAGATTCTAGCTTTTTTCCAGCTATAAAGATGATTTTCTCTTTTTCCAGAACTTTATTCAATAATAATCCATCAGAATTACTTAAATGATTACATATAAATAAATATGGTCTTTTAAAATCACAGTTTAAGTTTTCAAGACCTGCTACATCTAATCTTGCATGTTTTTTCATCTCAAAATCAACATAAAACCTGACAAATTCGATTATTAAAGGTTCAGGCAACAAATTAACAAATTTCAATAATAACTTATTCATTTAAATATTAATCCCTTCATATATATTTCTTCATAGTTTTCACACTATCACTATTCAACTGCGCATTATATTACTCTGATGAACTTCTAATAGATTGGTATATTTATTTTACATCATAATTCTAAATCATACCATTTAATTAAGTTTTTTGCTATTCATAATTTTTCAGGTTCTATAGGTCTAATTTATACGGTAGTCGGTATTTCTTCTTATGGTATAATGTTTTTAGTAATCGGCAACGAATAGGAGAGTGGTATTTATGAAAACATTAAGTGGAAAATTAGAACAGCTGTTACTCCGGGCTGTGGATAATGAGGAAATCGCCGGAGCAAATATACTGATACTGAAAGAGGGAAAAGAAATTGCATATGCACAGGCAGGCTATGCAGACAGAGCAGAGAAAAAGTTTTATGAGAGGGACACGATAGCAAGGCTTTATTCCATGACAAAGCCTGTGACTGCTGCAGCGGCAATGCTTTTGATGGAGCGAGGGCTCTTGGATCCGGGCGGTTTTGTGGAGGACTTTTTGCCGGGCTTTCACAATGCGTCCGTTGCAGAAGGGAAGGGAAGAACTCCGGCAAGGCGTCCGATGCGAATCTGCGAGTTGCTGAATATGACTTCAGGACTGGTTTATGGCGGCGATACAACAAGCATCAGTTCCATAGAAACGGAGAAGCTGTTCCATAAAGTCAGTGAAAGGCTGTTAGGGAAGGATGCTCTTACTACAGTGGAAATTGCCAATTCCCTGGGGCTTGTGCCGCTGGCTTTCCATCCGGGGGATTCATGGCAGTATGGAGCCTCTGCAGACGTGCTTGGTGCTGTTATCGAGATAATAAGCGGAGTGCCCTTCGGTGAATTTCTAAAAAAAGAATTCTTTGAACCTCTGGGAATGAAGGACACTGCATTTCATGTACCGCAGGAAAAGCAGGAGAGGTTGGCCAAGGTATATGAAAGAACTCCGGACGGACTGATTTTGTATGCAGACAGTCATCTGGGGGTTCCTAATGCAATGGCACAACCGCCGGCTTTTGAATCGGGCGGAGCAGGTCTGGTATCCACCCTGGATGACTATGAAAAATTTGCATCGATGCTTCTAGCCGAGGGCAGCTATGCAGGCGGACAGATTATCAAGCCACAGACCGTACGTTATATGACGCAGGCAGAATTGCTGCCGTGGCAGCAAGACGTTCTGGAGCAGGGATGGGAGGGATTGAGTGGACATACATATGCGAATCTTTTGCGCATTGTGACACAGCCAGGAAAGGCTTGTATGATGACAACAAAAGGGGAATACGGCTGGGACGGCTGGCTTGGCGCATATTTCGCGAACAGCCCGAAGGATAAACTGACAATGCTGCTTACCTTCCAGCTTAAGGATGCGGGAACAACATCACTGACTAGACGGTTGAAAAATACTGTTTGGAGTGAGCTTTGCTGATACGATAGGGATGGGAACTAAGCTATGTTGTGAATATTATCGACTGTTCAAAAGAAGCAGTTTTTCTTCAGAATTGTCCTATTGCCATTTCCTTGAAACATAGAGTGAATGGGTATCAGTTAAGGGCTTTTAATACTTCAGCTGATACCCATTCATTTATGGTATACTCATCCAATCTGCATGTTTTCACAATAAAGCGAATCCCATAATGGCACCGAAACGAACTCTCTTTTATGCAAGTCTTCGAAACTCAGTATCTTTATATCATATAGATAACCGTCAACATTGCTATTTCCAGTGTGAAAGGAATCGTTTTTATCTTGGCTACCTGCATATTCCAACATTGATTAATTGCCCTATTAATGATACAATGAAATGAATTTTGAGGTGATTTTCAGTGGAAAGAGATAAAAGAACATCCTGTATACAATATGCATTCAGGCATTCGATTCCTGTTATGCTCGGTTATATATTTTTAGGTATAGCGTTTGGGCTGATGCTGCAAGACGCGGGATATCATTTTATGTGGGCATTTGCGATCAGTGTGGTCGTTTATGCGGGAAGCATGCAGTTTGTAATGGTTACGCTGCTTTCCGGAGGCGCAAGCCTTTTTTATACGGCAATCATGACGTTATTCATTAACGGCAGACATATCTTTTATGGTTTTTCTTTTATCGAAAAATACCGTAGTATGGGAAAAGTATACCCCTATATGGTGTTTTCTTTGACGGATGAAACATATTCCGTGCTGTGCAGGACCAAGGTTCCCCCCGAAATGAACGAAAAGAAAGTAATGTTTCTTATTTCTTTCTTCAACCAATGCTATTGGATTGCGGGCTCAGTAATCGGCGGACTGGCAGGACAACTCATCACCTTTGACTCAACGGGAATTGATTTTTCCATGACCGCTTTGTTCGTAGCGATTGTGGTGGAGCAGTGGCGGGAAAGCAAATCTCATATTCCAGCAACCGCAGGCTTTTTGATGTCCCTGCTGTTTTTATTCGTATTCGGGGCTGACAGGTTTATCCTTCCGTCTCTTCTTATGTCCGTTATCATCTTGATTGCGGCAAGAAAACATCTGGACGGTAAAGAGGCACAGATGCAGGATGCATCCTGTATCCGAACGGAAGAATAGAAAGAAAGGTGAGATTATTCATATGGACGTTATACATTCGGTTGCAATTATTGCGGTAGTGTCGGCCTGCACGATCTTGATACGCGCTGTTCCGTTTCTTTTGTTCGGTGGCAACAGGCAGGTGCCCGAGACCATACATTATTTAGGGAAATTTCTTCCCGAAGCGATTATGGCTACCTTGGTTATATATTGTCTGCGAAATATCGAAATTATGGAAGGGACGCATGGATTTCCAGAGTTGATTTCCGTTGCACTTGTGGCAATTTTACATTTATGGAAAAAAAATATACTGATTTCGGTAGGTTTGGGAACAATATGTTATATGGTGCTTATTCAAATGATATTCACATAAAATAGAGAGACAAATGATAGGGGAGAAGGGACATGGAAAGGAGAAAAAAGTCATTATGGAAGAAAATTGCAGCTACTGTGGTGATTGTGAGCGTTATACTGATAGCGGCTACATATGCCGGTTTTTCTCTGTTTTTTGAAGATCACTATTATTATCATACAAAAATAAATGGAGACGATTACAGTTATAAGACACCGGTGGAGGCAGAGGCCATCATGTACCAAGAGTTTCAGAAATATTCTCTTGAGATTCAGGGAAGAGAGGGAATGTATGATACAATTCTGCCGGCTGAGATAGATATGGAATACATATTCGACGATTCTCTTATAAACATAAAGAGAGAGCAGAGTCCTCTGCTGTGGATTTTAGGATTTTTTAAGGAATATTCCTATGACATACCGCAATTAGTAGAATATAATGAAGAAATACTGGACGAAAAGATAGACGGTCTTACCTTTTTTAAAACGGAGAACATCAGGGCGCCCAGCGACGCTTATCTCACATATTCCTCAGAGGGAAAATGCTATATCGTTGTGGACAGCAGCCCGGGAACGGACATAGTAAAGGAGAAGACGGCACAAGTAATCAAAGAAGCGATAAACAGAATGGAGTTCTCGGTGGACCTCGATGAAAAAGATTGCTACCGGTATGCAGAGGTGAATGCGGACGATAAAACACTAAATGAGCTGGCTGTTCAGGCTAATAAATACATTTCAGCCAATATTATTTATAACTGGAATGGAAGCGATGTAGTGGTGGATGGAGATGTAATAAGCGGATGGATTGTCATAACGAAGGATTCGGCAACCCTGGACGAAGAGAAGATAAGGGAATTCGTGACAGAGCAGGCTGAGCTGTATGATACCTACGGGAAGAACCGCATATTTCATACTACGGACGGCCGGGAAATCGAATTGAAAAGCGGTGCATATGGCTGGAAGACCGATAAGGAGGCCGAAATAGAAACATTGACCGCGGCTGTGAAAAATGGGGAAACTCAGAGCCGGGAGCCGGCATACAGCTATACGGCAGCAGCGCCCGGACAGCAGGACATCGGAAACAGCTATGTGGAAATCGATTTGAGCAACCAACACCTGTATTTGTATGTGGAAAGTGCTATTATTGTAGAAAGCGATTTTGTTTCAGGAAATGCGTCCAGAGGCTGGAATACGCCTGCAGGAGTCTACGGTCTGACCTACAAGGCCAGGAATGCGGTTCTTCGGGGAGAGGGATATGAGACGCCCGTGAACTATTGGATGCCTTTTAACGGAAATATCGGAATGCACGACGCCACATGGCGCGGCTCTTTCGGCGGGCAGATATACGAGACTAACGGTTCTCACGGTTGTATAAATCTTCCACTAGAAAATGCAAAAATAATTTACGAATATATATATACCGGATTCCCAGTTGTATGTTATTATTAATTAGTAATTCGATATAAAGGCTTGTAAAATCAAGAAAGCTGAGATTGAATGCGAGATGAGAGACACAGTGAAAAAAAGTGAAAAGAAAAGAGAGAAGCTGCAGGAAGCTTTTCATAAGCAAAAAGAATTGAACAATCTGCTGAAGCAGCACGGTGGGGACATTCTGGATTCCGACAACTTCAAGAAGACAAACGAGCATATCCAGCATGGAAATATGAGCGTGAATAACCATTGTATCAATGTTGCCAAATACAGCCTAGCCATCAGTAAAAAGCTGAGAATTAATTGCAGCCAAAGAGAACTGGTACGGGGAGCTTTGCTTCACGATTATTTTCTTTACGACTGGCACGACAAGCAAAGGGAGAACAGAAAGCGGCTGCACGGCTTCTACCATCCGGGAATAGCGCTTAGGAATGCTTCAAGAGAATATAAGCTTACTCCCAGAGAAAGGGATATTATCAAGAAGCATATGTGGCCGCTTACAGTAGTTCCGCCCCAGTGCCGCGAGGCGTGGATAGTGACTACTGCGGATAAATACTGCTCCCTTTTGGAGACGATACGCTTGCATCGGGGAGACGGGAAGCAGTATTGGGAAAGAAGAGCGCCAAAGCTCGGTATCAAAGTGAAAGTGCAATATCAATGAGTGAAGAACACTCACAATGAGTAAACAACACTCATAATAAGTACGGAACACCCGTAAGGATAAAAGATTGAGCGATTTATTTGAACAACTTGAAAAATACAGAGATTCTGACTATTACCCCTTTCACATGCCGGGGCATAAGAGAAATGCTGTAGGAAAGTGTGGCCGCGCCTTGGAGGCGGCATACGGAATCGATATTACGGAAATAGACGGATTCGACAACCTGCATCAACCGCAGGGAATTTTACGAAAAGCACAGCAGGAGGCGGCGAAGCTTTATGGCGCGGAAGAGACATTCTTCCTCGTAAATGGAAGCACTTGCGGGATACTCAGCGCAATTTTCGCAGTGACACAAAGGGGAGACCGGCTTTTAGTGGCGAGGAACTGTCACAAGTCGGTGTATTATGCTGTTTATCTGCAGGAGCTTCAGGTGTCCTATTTATATCCTGACATAGTGAAAAAGTACAACATTGCGGACGCAGTAGCTCCCGAGAGCGTGGAAAGGCTCTTGGAGGAACAGCCGGATATAGCGGCGGTAATTATTACCTCTCCCACCTATGAAGGAGTGGTATCCGACATCGGGAAAATTGCCGATATAACACATAGATATGGAAAGCCCCTGATTGTAGACGAGGCCCACGGAGCACATTTCGGTTTTCATGAAGCCTTCCCGGAAAATGCGGTAAGGCAGGGTGCTGACATAGTGATACACAGCGTTCATAAGACGCTGCCCGCCATGACACAGACAGCTCTTTTGCATGTAAATGGGAAACTGGTGAACAGAGAGCGTCTTAAGAGGTATCTCAAGGCATTCCAGACCAGCAGCCCTTCCTATGTCCTTATGGCTTCTATCGATTCATGTATGAATTTGATGAAAACGAAAGGACGGCAGCTTTTAGAACAGTTGTTGGATTACCGCGACAGTTTCATAAAAGAGATTGCGGGATGCAGATATTTGGAGATTATGGACATGCAGAGAATTCCTGACTGCCGTATGCAGGTCATGGATCCCACGAAGGTAGTGATTTCCATAAAGAACGGAGAATTGACGGGGCAGCAGCTCTACGATATTCTAAGAGAGAAGTATCACCTCCAGCTGGAGATGGCGGCAGACGGCTATGTTTTGGCAATGCTTTCTCCGATAGACAGACAGGAGGGCCTGGAACGGCTTGCGAAGGCTTTATTGGAAATCGATAACGAAATAACGGCGTCTGTTGCGGATATACAGGAGGAAAGGGTTTTGGCTCCTCTGGAAATAATGATGTCTATTGCAAAAGCGATTGCGTTATCCGACGAAAAAGGGTATCATTATATACCGGTTCGGGAAGCGCAGGGCAGGACGTCCGCCGAATTTATTAACTTATATCCTCCGGGAGTTCCAATTGTGGTGCCCGGAGAAAAAATAGAGGGCGGTACGGTGGAAGCGATCGATTCATATCTCCGCGCAGGATTGCATGTACAAGGCGCGCAGGATGGAATGCTTAAGGTACTGGAAAGTGTTAACGAATCAAAGAAAAAGTTGAATAAAAGGAGATAAATGTAACATGAGAAAAACTAAAATAATTTGCACGATAGGACCTTCCAGCGAGAGCGAAAAAAAATTGAAAGAGTTGATGTTAGCAGGCATGAACGTTGCCCGTTTTAACTTTTCCCATGGAACGCATAAGCAACATAAGGAGAAATTAGCCAGAGTAATAAGATTAAGCGAGGAACTGAAGCTTCCGGTAGCCACGCTTTTGGATACAAAGGGCCCGGAAATCCGCCTTTGCGATTTCAAGGACGGCAGAACGGAGCTCGTAACCGGACAACTATTTGCCCTAACCACCGAGGATGTGCTGGGAGATTCCAAGAGAGCTTCCATTACATATAAGAACTTGAAAAAGGACGTTTCTGTCGGTATGTCTATCTTGATCGACGATGGCCTGATTGAAATGACAGTAACCGATATTAAGGGTGAGGACATAATCTGTACCGTAGTAAACGGCGGTCCGGTCTCCAATCATAAGGGGGTCAACGTACCTAACGCCATTTTGTCCATGCCTTATATCAGTGACACCGACAGGGCGGATATCATTTTCGGATGTGAGGTTGGTTATGATTTTATTGCAGCTTCCTTTGTCAGATCAAAAGAAGATGTATTAGAAATAAGAAAGATTTTGGACGAGCACCACAGTACGATGAAGGTTATTTCCAAAATAGAAAATATGCAGGGAATTCAGAACTTAGAAGAGATTCTGTCAGTGTCTGACGGTATTATGGTAGCCAGAGGCGATATGGGCGTTGAGGTACCTATCGAGGAGGTTCCCGTATTGCAGAAGCGGATGATTAAAATGGCCGTGGCACAGGGCAAGCACGTAATTACAGCGACGCAGATGCTGGAATCCATGATCAAGAATCCCAGGCCTACCCGTGCGGAGACCACGGACATCGCCAACGCTATTTATGACGGAACTACAGCAATCATGCTTTCCGGAGAAACCGCTGCAGGTTTATATCCGGTAGAAGCGGTAAAGACCATGGCAAGAATTGCAGAGCGTACGGAAAAAGACATTGATTATGATTCCCGGATGAGAAGAAACAGGTGTGAAAACCCTGATATCACCACAGCGATTTCCCACGCTACATGCACTACTGCCTCCGAATTGAATGCATCGGCCATTATCACAGTAACGATGTCGGGCTTTACGGCAGGCATGATTTCCAGATATAAGCCGAAATGCCCGGTTATCGCATGCGCAGTAAATCCGAGAGTGTGCAGACAGCTCAATCTGTCATGGGGTGTGATTCCCGTATTGATCCAAAAAGAGGAAAAAGCGGACGATTTGTTCGAAGAAGCTACCCATGCCGTAGAAAGAGCGGGCTATGTGAAGAGGGGAGACATTGTCGTGCTTACCGCAGGAGTGCCGCTGGGTATTTCGGGCAGGACAAATATGATTCGCGTCATCGAGGTATAAAATTTCAATGGGTAAATTTATCTGTTTTATGGGGAAAAGTTCTACGGGGAAGGATACAATTTTTCAAAAGATTCTGGAGGATAAGGAATTGGGCCTTAAAACCCTTGTTCCTTATACCACCCGGCCTATCCGCGGAGGAGAAGTAAACGGTGTGGAATACTTTTTTACCGATGAAGAGGGTTACCGTAAGTTATCGAGGGACAGAAAGATCATAGAGGAGAGAACCTATGATACGTATTATGGTCCGTGGCGTTATTTTACGGTGGATGACGGAAAAATTGACTTAAAGCATCAAAACTATGCAGTGATAGGAACGCTGGAGGCTTATAACAAGCTGTGCGAGTTTTTGGGGAAGGATAATATTGTTCCGGTACTCATAGAGGTGGACGACGGAGTCAGACTTGCCAGAGCTCTTGAACGGGAAAAAAAGCAGGAGAATCCGGGTTATGAGGAGTTGTGCCGCAGATACCTTGCAGACTGTGAAGATTTCAGCGAAGAGAAGGTAAAGGAAGCGGGCATAGACAGGCGCTTTTACAACGACGATTTGGAACGCTGCTTAAAAGAGATTAAAGAGTACATCGAGGAAATACTATAAGCAAATGCTTACGTAAGGAGGCAGATATGGATATAAAAGTAAATCAGGTTATGAATCCGGTTCCGGCAGAGCCGGTGGAAAAACAGCAGTCTGCGGACGGTACTTTTAAGTTTACTCTTGTCAGCCATATCGAGGAGAAAGAACTGCAGGCAAGACTTACCTCTCTTATGGAGGAGATTACCATGCAGGGCGATAAGCTTTCCAAGCGGCGCGATGTAAAGGATATGAAGAAGTACCGCGGTCTGATTAAAGAGTTTATGAATGAGGTAGTCAGTCATTCACATTCTTTTACAAGAGAGAACTTTTTGGACAAGCGGGGACGTCACCGGGTATACGGTATCATACGCTTAATCGATGAGAAACTGGATGAGTTGGCGCAGGAGCTGGTAAAAGAGGAAAAGGACAATCTGAGTATCCTGAGTAAAATCGGTGAAATCAGGGGATTACTTTTGGATATATTTACTTGATGCAGTATTTTTTAAAAAAGCTATAATTAAAATAGACATTGTGATAAAACGGAGGTTCGGGATGGCGAGATTTACGGATATTATCGGGCAGGAACAGCTGAAGGAGCATTTGCAGAATGCCCTTAAATTAAATAAGGTATCCCATGCGTATATCATCAATGGGGAAAGAAGTTCCGGGAAGGAATTTATTGCCGGGATATTTGCGGCGGCTTTGCAGTGTGAAAAAACACAGACTCAGGATAATGATATTCCTTCAGGGAATGTGGAGCCCTGCGGTGTGTGCCGTTCCTGCAAGCAGATGGCTACGGGAAATCAACCGGACGTCATCTATGTGACGCATGAGAAACCGGGAACGATAGGCGTGGAGGATATTCGAGGACAAATTAACGGAAGTGTTGCAATTAAGCCCTATAGCAGCCCCCGTAAAATATATATAATAAATGAAGGCGAGAAGATGACAGTTCAGGCACAGAATGCTCTGCTGAAGACCTTGGAGGAACCGCCGGAGTATACGGTAATTTTAATTTTGACAACAAATATGGAGTCGTTGCTTTCTACGATTCAGAGCCGGTGTGTAGCGCTGAATATGAAGCCGGTGAAGGATATGCAGGTAAAGCGTTTTTTGATGGAAACGATGCAGGTGCCGGATTATAAGGCGGATATCTGTGTGGCTTTTGCCAGAGGCAATATCGGAAAGGCGAAGCTTTTAGCTTCCAGTGAAGATTTCGAGCACGTAAAGGAAGAAGCGATTACACTTTTAAAATATATTAATGATATGGAAATAAACGAAATTGTTGCGGCAATCAAGAAAATTGGCGAATATAAACTGGATGTGAACGATTATATGGATATTTTGTCCATTTGGTATAGAGACGTACTCATGTTCAAGGCGACAAACGATGCAAATCACTTGATTTTCAGGGAGGAAATACAGTATATTAGAAAGGTAGCGGACAGAAGCACTTACGAAGGGATTGAGCTGGTAATAAGTGCGCTTGAAAAAGCAAAGAACCGCTTGAATGCAAATGTAAACTTCGATCTGACCATGGAGCTTCTGCTCCTGACGGTCAAGGAGAATTCCTGATATTA includes:
- a CDS encoding branched-chain amino acid transporter permease; this encodes MDVIHSVAIIAVVSACTILIRAVPFLLFGGNRQVPETIHYLGKFLPEAIMATLVIYCLRNIEIMEGTHGFPELISVALVAILHLWKKNILISVGLGTICYMVLIQMIFT
- a CDS encoding aminotransferase class I/II-fold pyridoxal phosphate-dependent enzyme — encoded protein: MSDLFEQLEKYRDSDYYPFHMPGHKRNAVGKCGRALEAAYGIDITEIDGFDNLHQPQGILRKAQQEAAKLYGAEETFFLVNGSTCGILSAIFAVTQRGDRLLVARNCHKSVYYAVYLQELQVSYLYPDIVKKYNIADAVAPESVERLLEEQPDIAAVIITSPTYEGVVSDIGKIADITHRYGKPLIVDEAHGAHFGFHEAFPENAVRQGADIVIHSVHKTLPAMTQTALLHVNGKLVNRERLKRYLKAFQTSSPSYVLMASIDSCMNLMKTKGRQLLEQLLDYRDSFIKEIAGCRYLEIMDMQRIPDCRMQVMDPTKVVISIKNGELTGQQLYDILREKYHLQLEMAADGYVLAMLSPIDRQEGLERLAKALLEIDNEITASVADIQEERVLAPLEIMMSIAKAIALSDEKGYHYIPVREAQGRTSAEFINLYPPGVPIVVPGEKIEGGTVEAIDSYLRAGLHVQGAQDGMLKVLESVNESKKKLNKRR
- the pyk gene encoding pyruvate kinase; this translates as MRKTKIICTIGPSSESEKKLKELMLAGMNVARFNFSHGTHKQHKEKLARVIRLSEELKLPVATLLDTKGPEIRLCDFKDGRTELVTGQLFALTTEDVLGDSKRASITYKNLKKDVSVGMSILIDDGLIEMTVTDIKGEDIICTVVNGGPVSNHKGVNVPNAILSMPYISDTDRADIIFGCEVGYDFIAASFVRSKEDVLEIRKILDEHHSTMKVISKIENMQGIQNLEEILSVSDGIMVARGDMGVEVPIEEVPVLQKRMIKMAVAQGKHVITATQMLESMIKNPRPTRAETTDIANAIYDGTTAIMLSGETAAGLYPVEAVKTMARIAERTEKDIDYDSRMRRNRCENPDITTAISHATCTTASELNASAIITVTMSGFTAGMISRYKPKCPVIACAVNPRVCRQLNLSWGVIPVLIQKEEKADDLFEEATHAVERAGYVKRGDIVVLTAGVPLGISGRTNMIRVIEV
- a CDS encoding YaaR family protein, whose amino-acid sequence is MDIKVNQVMNPVPAEPVEKQQSADGTFKFTLVSHIEEKELQARLTSLMEEITMQGDKLSKRRDVKDMKKYRGLIKEFMNEVVSHSHSFTRENFLDKRGRHRVYGIIRLIDEKLDELAQELVKEEKDNLSILSKIGEIRGLLLDIFT
- a CDS encoding AzlC family ABC transporter permease, whose amino-acid sequence is MLGYIFLGIAFGLMLQDAGYHFMWAFAISVVVYAGSMQFVMVTLLSGGASLFYTAIMTLFINGRHIFYGFSFIEKYRSMGKVYPYMVFSLTDETYSVLCRTKVPPEMNEKKVMFLISFFNQCYWIAGSVIGGLAGQLITFDSTGIDFSMTALFVAIVVEQWRESKSHIPATAGFLMSLLFLFVFGADRFILPSLLMSVIILIAARKHLDGKEAQMQDASCIRTEE
- a CDS encoding HD domain-containing protein; its protein translation is MRDTVKKSEKKREKLQEAFHKQKELNNLLKQHGGDILDSDNFKKTNEHIQHGNMSVNNHCINVAKYSLAISKKLRINCSQRELVRGALLHDYFLYDWHDKQRENRKRLHGFYHPGIALRNASREYKLTPRERDIIKKHMWPLTVVPPQCREAWIVTTADKYCSLLETIRLHRGDGKQYWERRAPKLGIKVKVQYQ
- a CDS encoding lysophospholipid acyltransferase family protein, with the protein product MNKLLLKFVNLLPEPLIIEFVRFYVDFEMKKHARLDVAGLENLNCDFKRPYLFICNHLSNSDGLLLNKVLEKEKIIFIAGKKLESNSLTNLGFKIVRSIPILPNSPDKDAIKKVIGVIKEGNSILIFPEGTRSRTGKMLEGKKGILLFAKLTDAPIVPIGIWGTERFMPIKEDMSQEVFHDADINIKIGKVFHLPPKSDDETKEHWETNCLNYIMMRIAELLPKEYRGFYDDIT
- a CDS encoding DNA polymerase III subunit, with the protein product MARFTDIIGQEQLKEHLQNALKLNKVSHAYIINGERSSGKEFIAGIFAAALQCEKTQTQDNDIPSGNVEPCGVCRSCKQMATGNQPDVIYVTHEKPGTIGVEDIRGQINGSVAIKPYSSPRKIYIINEGEKMTVQAQNALLKTLEEPPEYTVILILTTNMESLLSTIQSRCVALNMKPVKDMQVKRFLMETMQVPDYKADICVAFARGNIGKAKLLASSEDFEHVKEEAITLLKYINDMEINEIVAAIKKIGEYKLDVNDYMDILSIWYRDVLMFKATNDANHLIFREEIQYIRKVADRSTYEGIELVISALEKAKNRLNANVNFDLTMELLLLTVKENS
- a CDS encoding L,D-transpeptidase family protein, producing MERRKKSLWKKIAATVVIVSVILIAATYAGFSLFFEDHYYYHTKINGDDYSYKTPVEAEAIMYQEFQKYSLEIQGREGMYDTILPAEIDMEYIFDDSLINIKREQSPLLWILGFFKEYSYDIPQLVEYNEEILDEKIDGLTFFKTENIRAPSDAYLTYSSEGKCYIVVDSSPGTDIVKEKTAQVIKEAINRMEFSVDLDEKDCYRYAEVNADDKTLNELAVQANKYISANIIYNWNGSDVVVDGDVISGWIVITKDSATLDEEKIREFVTEQAELYDTYGKNRIFHTTDGREIELKSGAYGWKTDKEAEIETLTAAVKNGETQSREPAYSYTAAAPGQQDIGNSYVEIDLSNQHLYLYVESAIIVESDFVSGNASRGWNTPAGVYGLTYKARNAVLRGEGYETPVNYWMPFNGNIGMHDATWRGSFGGQIYETNGSHGCINLPLENAKIIYEYIYTGFPVVCYY
- a CDS encoding guanylate kinase, producing MGKFICFMGKSSTGKDTIFQKILEDKELGLKTLVPYTTRPIRGGEVNGVEYFFTDEEGYRKLSRDRKIIEERTYDTYYGPWRYFTVDDGKIDLKHQNYAVIGTLEAYNKLCEFLGKDNIVPVLIEVDDGVRLARALEREKKQENPGYEELCRRYLADCEDFSEEKVKEAGIDRRFYNDDLERCLKEIKEYIEEIL
- a CDS encoding serine hydrolase domain-containing protein, with translation MKTLSGKLEQLLLRAVDNEEIAGANILILKEGKEIAYAQAGYADRAEKKFYERDTIARLYSMTKPVTAAAAMLLMERGLLDPGGFVEDFLPGFHNASVAEGKGRTPARRPMRICELLNMTSGLVYGGDTTSISSIETEKLFHKVSERLLGKDALTTVEIANSLGLVPLAFHPGDSWQYGASADVLGAVIEIISGVPFGEFLKKEFFEPLGMKDTAFHVPQEKQERLAKVYERTPDGLILYADSHLGVPNAMAQPPAFESGGAGLVSTLDDYEKFASMLLAEGSYAGGQIIKPQTVRYMTQAELLPWQQDVLEQGWEGLSGHTYANLLRIVTQPGKACMMTTKGEYGWDGWLGAYFANSPKDKLTMLLTFQLKDAGTTSLTRRLKNTVWSELC